In Tenrec ecaudatus isolate mTenEca1 chromosome 4, mTenEca1.hap1, whole genome shotgun sequence, a single window of DNA contains:
- the BDNF gene encoding neurotrophic factor BDNF precursor form produces MTILFLTMVISYFGCMKAAPMKEANIRGHGSMASYPGVRTHGTLESMNGPKAASRGLPSLADTFEHVIEELLDEDQKARPNEENAKDADMYTSRVMLSSQVPLEPPLLFLLEEYKNYLDAANMSMRVRRHSDPARRGELSVCDSISEWVTAADKKTAVDMSGGTVTVLEKVPVSKGQLKQYFYETKCNPLGYTKEGCRGIDKRHWNSQCRTTQSYVRALTMDSKKRIGWRFIRIDTSCVCTLTIKRGR; encoded by the coding sequence ATGACCATCCTTTTCCTTACTATGGTTATTTCATACTTCGGTTGCATGAAGGCTGCCCCCATGAAAGAAGCAAACATCCGAGGACACGGCAGCATGGCCTCCTACCCAGGTGTGCGGACCCATGGGACTCTGGAGAGCATGAATGGGCCGAAGGCCGCCTCCAGAGGCCTGCCTTCCTTGGCTGACACTTTCGAACATGTGATCGAGGAGCTGCTGGATGAGGACCAGAAAGCTCGGCCCAATGAAGAAAACGCGAAGGACGCGGACATGTACACGTCCAGGGTGATGCTCAGTAGTCAAGTGCCTTTGGAGCCCCCTCTGCTCTTCCTGCTGGAGGAATACAAAAATTACCTGGATGCCGCAAACATGTCGATGAGGGTCCGGCGCCACTCTGACCCTGCCCGCCGCGGGGAGCTGAGCGTGTGTGACAGTATTAGTGAGTGGGTAACCGCGGCCGATAAAAAGACTGCAGTGGACATGTCGGGCGGGACAGTCACGGTCCTGGAAAAAGTTCCTGTCTCGAAAGGCCAACTGAAGCAGTACTTCTACGAGACCAAGTGCAACCCCCTGGGTTACACAAAGGAGGGCTGCCGGGGCATCGACAAGAGGCACTGGAATTCGCAGTGCCGCACTACCCAGTCGTACGTGCGGGCCCTTACCATGGATAGCAAGAAGAGAATTGGCTGGCGGTTCATAAGGATAGACACTTCCTGTGTATGTACATTGACCATTAAAAGGGGCAGATAG